Proteins found in one Nocardia brasiliensis ATCC 700358 genomic segment:
- a CDS encoding histidine phosphatase family protein translates to MQLILVRHGQPVRIVNAVGAADPELAAVGVEQAERVPAALSQHRVARVVSSPQRRARDTAGPTAAKLGLDVEVIDDLAEYDRDLPAYIPIEDAKVEFRAVYEQIKAGHFPPQIDGTAFKSRVLDAVAEIAAATDPADTVLAFTHGGVINVLLQQILGLERPLTFPIDYCSITRILFSRNGRRTAATINENGHVWDLLPRNIKS, encoded by the coding sequence GTGCAGTTGATTCTTGTTCGTCATGGGCAGCCGGTGCGGATCGTGAATGCCGTGGGGGCGGCTGATCCTGAGCTGGCGGCGGTCGGGGTGGAGCAGGCGGAGCGGGTGCCGGCGGCGTTGAGTCAGCATCGGGTGGCGCGGGTGGTGAGCAGTCCGCAGCGGCGGGCGCGGGACACCGCCGGGCCGACGGCGGCGAAGCTGGGGCTCGACGTCGAGGTGATCGACGATCTGGCCGAATACGATCGGGATCTGCCCGCCTACATTCCGATCGAGGACGCCAAGGTCGAGTTCCGCGCCGTCTACGAGCAGATCAAGGCCGGGCATTTTCCGCCGCAGATCGACGGGACCGCGTTCAAGTCCCGGGTGCTGGACGCGGTCGCCGAGATCGCGGCCGCCACCGACCCGGCCGACACCGTGCTCGCGTTCACCCACGGTGGTGTGATCAACGTGCTGCTGCAGCAGATACTCGGCCTGGAACGGCCGCTGACCTTCCCGATCGACTACTGCTCGATCACTCGAATCCTGTTCTCCCGCAACGGCCGTCGCACCGCAGCGACGATCAACGAGAACGGGCACGTGTGGGATCTGCTGCCGCGCAACATCAAGTCCTGA
- the lysX gene encoding bifunctional lysylphosphatidylglycerol synthetase/lysine--tRNA ligase LysX, giving the protein MTTTQARQHLIEPPADRPTPPVPHRGHGRLAEVPHIAGLVLGVFAVACFLWSLSPTLRYLTQVPRHYIDNYYFDAPDTNLMWALIVGLLAGALASRKRIAWWLLLGYVSLYALAEGLDFADTGDVNALVAMIVHLAVIGVLVAAWREFYTKVRRGAGWKALGVLAGGLTVGFLLGWGLVELFPGSLPQGAQRPGWALYRVTAAVLVDNERFDGHPRPFVNFLLGLFGAIALLAAVIILLRSQRAANAMTGTDESAIRGLLERSDVEDSLGYFATRRDKAVVFAPSGKAALTYRVELGVCLASGDPVGIREAWPQAIDAWLRLADQFGWAPAVMGASELGATAYQRAGLSVIRLGDEAILDTRTFSLAGPEMKPVRQAANRLRKHGITVRIRRHRDIPAEEFRAVIARADAWRDTETERGFSMALGRLGDPLDADCLLVEAVNGQDRVLGMLSLVPWGRTGVSLELMRRDPNGPNGVMELMISQLALNSEQHGVTKISLNFAVFRSVFEEGGRIGAGPVLRMWRGVLLFFSRWWQLEALYRSNVKYQPHWVPRFFLFEERRQLPRVAVASALAEGFLPRFGKEPDTITHTGSHSAAPASMTGLHADGSPPDLDQVEGQELLPRRPEQVRVRMDKLDRLTASGVEAYPVAYPPTHSVAGARQSPRGTTVRVCGRLLRIRDYGGVIFAVLRDWTDDIQLVIDRDRVGAERSAEFTEFFDLGDLIEVSGQIGRSRRGELSLLAADWRMLGKCLHPLPDKWKGLSDPEARVRQRYVDMAINAETREVLAKRSAVVRSLRDTFNGWGYLEVETPILQQVHGGANATPFLTHINAYDLDLYLRIAPELYLKRLCVGGMEKVFEIGRTFRNEGVDFSHNPEFTILEAYEAHSDYERMMHAARELIQNAAVAANGAMVALRPQDDGSFEQVDISGEWAVKTVHGAVSEALGTEITPATEVELLRELCDKAEVPYQHGWDAGQVVLEMYEHLVEARTEAPTFYIDFPTSVSPLTRAHRSIAGVTERWDLVAWGVELGTAYSELTDPVEQRRRLTEQSMLAANGDPEAMELDEDFLQALEHAMPPTGGLGLGVDRVVMLITGRSIRETLPFPLVKPR; this is encoded by the coding sequence GTGACCACCACGCAAGCCCGGCAACACCTGATCGAACCGCCAGCCGACAGACCGACCCCGCCTGTGCCGCATCGCGGGCACGGCAGGCTGGCCGAGGTCCCGCATATCGCGGGTCTAGTGCTCGGGGTGTTCGCGGTCGCGTGTTTCCTCTGGAGCCTCTCACCCACCCTGCGCTACCTCACGCAGGTGCCCCGGCACTACATCGACAACTACTACTTCGACGCGCCGGACACGAACCTGATGTGGGCGCTGATCGTCGGCCTGCTCGCCGGGGCGCTGGCCAGCCGGAAGCGGATCGCGTGGTGGTTGCTGCTCGGTTACGTGTCGCTGTACGCCCTGGCCGAGGGCCTGGATTTCGCGGACACCGGCGATGTCAACGCGCTGGTCGCGATGATCGTGCACCTCGCGGTGATCGGTGTGCTGGTCGCGGCGTGGCGTGAGTTCTACACGAAGGTGCGCCGCGGCGCGGGCTGGAAGGCGCTCGGCGTGCTCGCCGGCGGCCTGACGGTCGGTTTCCTGCTCGGCTGGGGCCTGGTCGAATTGTTCCCCGGATCGCTGCCGCAGGGCGCGCAGCGGCCCGGCTGGGCGCTGTACCGGGTGACCGCCGCGGTGCTGGTGGACAACGAACGCTTCGACGGGCATCCGCGCCCGTTCGTGAACTTCCTGCTCGGTCTGTTCGGCGCGATCGCACTGCTGGCCGCGGTGATCATCCTGCTGCGCTCCCAGCGCGCGGCGAACGCGATGACCGGCACCGACGAATCCGCGATCCGCGGCCTGCTGGAACGCTCCGACGTCGAGGATTCGCTCGGCTACTTCGCGACCCGCCGGGACAAGGCGGTGGTGTTCGCGCCCAGCGGCAAGGCGGCCCTCACCTATCGGGTCGAGCTGGGCGTGTGCCTGGCCAGCGGCGACCCGGTCGGCATCCGCGAGGCCTGGCCGCAGGCGATCGACGCCTGGCTGCGGCTGGCCGACCAATTCGGCTGGGCGCCCGCGGTGATGGGCGCGAGCGAACTCGGCGCCACGGCCTACCAGCGCGCGGGCCTCTCGGTGATCCGGCTCGGCGACGAAGCCATCCTGGATACCAGGACGTTCTCGCTGGCGGGCCCGGAGATGAAACCGGTGCGCCAGGCCGCGAATCGATTGCGCAAGCACGGCATCACCGTGCGGATCCGGCGGCACCGCGATATCCCGGCCGAGGAGTTCCGCGCCGTGATCGCGCGTGCCGACGCCTGGCGCGACACCGAGACCGAGCGCGGTTTCTCGATGGCGCTCGGCCGGCTCGGCGATCCGCTGGACGCCGACTGCCTCCTGGTCGAAGCGGTGAACGGACAGGATCGCGTGCTCGGCATGCTGTCGCTGGTCCCGTGGGGCCGCACCGGGGTCTCGCTGGAGCTGATGCGCCGCGACCCGAACGGTCCGAACGGCGTGATGGAGCTGATGATCTCGCAGCTCGCACTGAACTCCGAACAGCACGGCGTCACCAAGATCTCGTTGAACTTCGCCGTGTTCCGCTCGGTGTTCGAGGAGGGCGGGCGGATCGGCGCCGGGCCGGTGCTGCGCATGTGGCGCGGTGTGCTGCTGTTCTTTTCGCGATGGTGGCAGCTGGAGGCGCTGTACCGCTCCAACGTGAAATACCAGCCGCATTGGGTACCAAGGTTTTTCCTGTTCGAGGAGCGCAGGCAACTGCCGCGGGTCGCGGTGGCCAGCGCGCTCGCCGAGGGCTTCCTGCCGCGGTTCGGGAAAGAACCGGACACGATCACCCACACCGGCTCGCACAGCGCGGCGCCCGCGAGCATGACCGGCCTGCACGCCGACGGCAGCCCGCCCGACCTCGACCAGGTCGAGGGACAGGAACTGCTGCCGCGCCGGCCCGAACAGGTGCGGGTGCGGATGGACAAGCTGGACCGGCTCACCGCCTCCGGTGTCGAGGCATACCCGGTCGCCTACCCGCCGACCCACAGCGTCGCGGGCGCCCGGCAATCGCCGCGCGGCACCACGGTCCGGGTGTGCGGCAGGCTGCTGCGCATCCGCGACTACGGCGGCGTGATCTTCGCCGTGCTGCGTGACTGGACCGACGACATCCAGCTGGTGATCGATCGGGACCGGGTCGGCGCCGAACGCAGCGCCGAATTCACCGAATTCTTCGACCTCGGTGACCTGATCGAGGTCAGCGGGCAGATCGGGCGCAGCCGCCGCGGCGAGCTCTCGCTGCTCGCGGCGGACTGGCGGATGCTCGGCAAATGCCTGCATCCCTTGCCGGACAAGTGGAAGGGCCTGTCCGATCCCGAGGCGCGAGTGCGGCAGCGCTACGTCGACATGGCGATCAACGCCGAAACCCGCGAGGTGCTCGCCAAACGCAGCGCGGTGGTCCGTTCGCTACGCGACACGTTCAACGGCTGGGGCTACCTCGAGGTGGAGACGCCGATCCTGCAGCAGGTGCACGGCGGCGCCAACGCCACCCCGTTCCTCACCCACATCAACGCCTACGACCTCGATCTGTACCTGCGGATCGCGCCCGAGCTGTACCTGAAGCGGCTCTGCGTCGGCGGCATGGAGAAGGTTTTCGAGATCGGCCGCACCTTCCGCAACGAGGGCGTCGACTTCAGCCACAATCCCGAGTTCACCATCCTCGAGGCCTACGAGGCGCACAGCGACTACGAGCGGATGATGCACGCCGCCCGCGAACTCATCCAGAACGCCGCCGTCGCGGCCAACGGTGCGATGGTGGCGTTGCGGCCGCAGGACGACGGCTCGTTCGAGCAGGTCGACATCTCCGGCGAGTGGGCGGTCAAAACGGTGCACGGCGCGGTGTCCGAGGCACTCGGCACCGAGATCACCCCGGCCACCGAGGTCGAGCTGCTGCGCGAACTGTGCGACAAGGCCGAGGTGCCCTATCAGCACGGCTGGGACGCGGGCCAGGTGGTGCTGGAAATGTACGAGCACCTGGTCGAAGCGCGCACCGAGGCGCCGACCTTCTACATCGACTTCCCCACCTCGGTGTCCCCGCTGACCCGCGCGCACCGCAGCATCGCCGGAGTCACCGAACGCTGGGACCTGGTCGCCTGGGGCGTCGAACTCGGCACCGCCTACAGCGAACTCACCGATCCGGTGGAGCAGCGACGCAGGCTCACCGAACAATCCATGCTCGCCGCCAACGGCGATCCGGAGGCGATGGAACTCGACGAGGACTTCCTGCAGGCCCTCGAGCACGCGATGCCGCCGACCGGCGGGCTCGGGCTCGGCGTCGACCGGGTGGTCATGCTGATCACGGGGCGCAGCATCCGCGAGACACTCCCGTTCCCGCTGGTGAAACCGCGCTGA
- a CDS encoding RNA-binding S4 domain-containing protein, with protein MSEPVDVPIDDEVIRLGQFLKLANLIESGSEAKTVIASGLVRVNDEVELRRGRQLQIGDVVALAGHKARVSV; from the coding sequence ATGTCAGAACCAGTCGACGTACCGATCGATGACGAAGTTATTCGGCTAGGTCAGTTCCTCAAGCTGGCCAACCTGATCGAATCCGGCTCCGAGGCGAAGACGGTGATCGCCTCCGGCCTGGTCCGGGTCAACGACGAGGTGGAACTGCGCCGCGGTCGCCAGCTACAGATCGGCGACGTCGTCGCCCTCGCCGGGCACAAGGCGCGCGTATCGGTCTGA
- the rraA gene encoding ribonuclease E activity regulator RraA, which translates to MTESQDFVATADLADEIGPEIRSCDTQFIQFGGRAAFAGRITTIRCFQDNLLVKQTLGEPGQGKVLVVDGGASVHTALVGDIIAGRGVDNGWAGVIVNGAVRDSAILRTLDIGVKALGTNPRKSTQTGTGDRDVPVEFGGVTFVPGDMLYSDHDGVVVRAED; encoded by the coding sequence GTGACCGAATCCCAGGACTTTGTTGCCACTGCCGACCTGGCCGACGAGATCGGCCCCGAGATCCGCAGCTGCGACACGCAGTTCATCCAGTTCGGTGGCCGCGCGGCGTTCGCCGGCCGGATCACCACCATCCGCTGCTTCCAGGACAACCTGCTGGTCAAGCAGACCCTCGGCGAACCAGGGCAGGGCAAGGTGCTGGTGGTCGACGGCGGCGCGAGCGTGCACACCGCGCTGGTCGGCGACATCATCGCCGGGCGCGGCGTGGACAACGGCTGGGCAGGCGTGATCGTCAACGGCGCGGTGCGCGACTCGGCGATCCTGCGCACCCTCGACATCGGAGTGAAGGCGCTCGGCACCAACCCGCGCAAGAGCACCCAGACCGGCACGGGCGATCGCGACGTCCCCGTCGAATTCGGCGGTGTCACTTTCGTTCCCGGCGACATGCTCTACAGCGATCACGACGGTGTCGTCGTGCGCGCCGAAGACTGA
- a CDS encoding DUF5313 family protein, producing MKTPTMRQRIAYDLGRELPGELHEWVIHDLVGHGAMERYLVRFLGPVIPFFALVLLFPGPMALKLGLIVMMIVPLVIFTVALSYVWRRFRLVQHGLNPELADRAKFSEHDREMYELHYGHR from the coding sequence ATGAAAACCCCCACGATGCGGCAGCGGATCGCCTACGATCTCGGCCGCGAGCTCCCCGGGGAGCTGCACGAGTGGGTCATCCACGACCTCGTCGGACACGGGGCCATGGAGCGCTATCTCGTCCGGTTTCTCGGCCCCGTTATCCCGTTCTTCGCGCTGGTCCTGCTCTTTCCGGGACCGATGGCGCTCAAGCTCGGGTTGATCGTGATGATGATCGTGCCGCTGGTCATCTTCACCGTCGCGCTCAGCTACGTCTGGCGCCGCTTCCGCCTCGTCCAGCACGGACTGAACCCCGAGCTGGCCGATCGTGCCAAGTTCTCCGAACACGACCGGGAGATGTACGAACTGCACTACGGACACCGATAG
- a CDS encoding SRPBCC family protein, protein MTEVKIVEDCAASAESAFAYIDDYQNLPRFLHGIQSFTPVGTQTTGVGAAFDGHIKLGPASLKSRIEVVRWEENAVIAVKSIKGFEIESTFLFHPKGDARCTVDAIVDYRVPGGLAGRALGKTIEPFVKIAVQHTTHNLITQIAAFHAARAGESDQPVR, encoded by the coding sequence ATGACCGAAGTGAAGATCGTCGAGGACTGTGCCGCGTCGGCGGAATCCGCGTTCGCGTACATCGACGACTACCAGAACCTGCCGCGCTTTCTGCACGGCATCCAGTCCTTCACCCCGGTCGGCACGCAGACGACCGGCGTCGGCGCGGCCTTCGACGGGCACATCAAGCTCGGCCCCGCGTCGCTGAAATCGCGGATCGAGGTGGTGCGCTGGGAGGAGAACGCGGTCATCGCGGTGAAGTCGATCAAGGGCTTCGAGATCGAATCGACCTTCCTGTTCCACCCCAAGGGCGACGCGCGGTGCACCGTCGACGCGATCGTCGACTACCGGGTGCCCGGCGGACTGGCCGGACGCGCCCTCGGCAAGACCATCGAACCGTTCGTGAAGATCGCGGTGCAGCACACCACGCACAACCTGATCACCCAGATCGCCGCCTTCCACGCCGCCCGCGCCGGCGAATCGGATCAGCCGGTGCGTTGA
- a CDS encoding CopD family protein: protein MTGKTRGGGARRDTAGAPWPVLLIVPAGLLGVLLAWALSLPAGFAGQSVARVLADGAGAVVLGLAALPRVHAKLSPPWRLLAVLAGFWCGTEFAVLVAEAAEVLGVPVGGLGAGSFGDYLLDVSGGQVGIAILLGAGAIACYAALAFRRIDIAAPDLVLVFAAVTLALRPITGHMSQHAFGSVLAAVHALAAAAWFGLLVALALVVRTRGTWAVALPRYSAMALPLVAIVAVTGLLNGLIKVGGITPFFDTGYGRILLAKTVVLLGLLGLGWWWRRSWVGRAADHRVSADASLRRAVLEVVVMALAFGLAATLAVTA from the coding sequence GTGACCGGTAAGACGCGCGGCGGCGGCGCGCGGCGGGACACCGCGGGCGCGCCGTGGCCGGTGCTGTTGATCGTCCCGGCCGGGCTGCTCGGCGTGCTGCTCGCCTGGGCGCTGAGCCTGCCCGCCGGGTTCGCCGGGCAATCGGTGGCCCGGGTGCTCGCCGACGGCGCGGGCGCGGTGGTGCTCGGTCTCGCCGCACTGCCCCGGGTGCACGCGAAGTTGTCGCCGCCGTGGCGCCTGCTCGCCGTGCTCGCCGGATTCTGGTGCGGCACCGAGTTCGCGGTGCTGGTAGCCGAGGCGGCCGAGGTGCTCGGGGTGCCGGTCGGCGGGCTCGGCGCGGGCTCGTTCGGCGACTACCTGCTCGATGTGAGCGGCGGCCAGGTCGGCATCGCGATCCTGCTCGGCGCGGGCGCGATCGCCTGCTACGCGGCGCTGGCCTTCCGGCGGATCGATATCGCCGCGCCGGACCTGGTGCTCGTCTTCGCGGCGGTCACGCTGGCGCTGCGGCCGATCACCGGGCACATGTCCCAGCACGCGTTCGGCTCGGTGCTCGCCGCGGTGCACGCGCTGGCCGCGGCGGCCTGGTTCGGGCTGCTGGTCGCGCTCGCGCTGGTGGTTCGTACCCGCGGCACGTGGGCCGTTGCGCTGCCCCGGTATTCCGCCATGGCACTGCCGCTGGTCGCGATCGTCGCGGTGACCGGGCTGTTGAACGGGCTGATCAAGGTCGGCGGGATCACGCCGTTCTTCGACACCGGCTACGGCCGCATCCTGCTCGCGAAAACCGTGGTGCTGCTCGGCCTGCTCGGCCTGGGCTGGTGGTGGCGGCGCAGCTGGGTCGGCCGGGCCGCCGACCATCGGGTGAGCGCCGACGCCTCGCTGCGCCGGGCCGTCCTCGAGGTCGTCGTGATGGCCCTCGCCTTCGGGCTCGCCGCCACCCTCGCGGTCACGGCCTGA
- a CDS encoding copper resistance CopC family protein, whose product MIRRLFTALVAGLFLLGFGLAATGTAAAHSAPTGSVPEDGATIEAGPARASITFNEALQPNYPSLTVVGPDGNLWSKGEPTVEGNTVSVPVGELGPAGVYTVAYRVTSADGHPVSGKRQFTLSKAGNGVPGPKPGAKNGNSDEEESGGVPLWVFIVGAVVLFGGGLAFALFGGRSRKTRQ is encoded by the coding sequence GTGATCCGCCGGCTGTTCACCGCGCTCGTCGCGGGACTGTTCCTGCTCGGATTCGGCCTGGCCGCCACGGGAACCGCGGCCGCGCATTCCGCCCCGACCGGCAGCGTGCCGGAGGACGGCGCGACGATCGAGGCAGGCCCCGCGCGAGCCAGCATCACCTTCAACGAGGCATTGCAGCCCAACTACCCGTCGCTCACCGTGGTCGGCCCGGACGGCAACCTGTGGTCCAAGGGCGAGCCGACGGTCGAGGGCAACACCGTCAGCGTGCCGGTGGGGGAACTCGGCCCGGCCGGGGTGTACACCGTCGCCTACCGGGTGACCTCCGCCGACGGCCATCCGGTCAGCGGCAAGCGCCAGTTCACGCTCAGCAAGGCGGGCAATGGTGTCCCCGGGCCCAAACCCGGTGCCAAGAACGGTAATTCGGACGAGGAGGAGTCCGGCGGGGTGCCGCTGTGGGTCTTCATCGTCGGCGCCGTCGTGCTGTTCGGCGGCGGGCTCGCGTTCGCCCTGTTCGGCGGCAGGAGCCGGAAAACACGACAGTGA
- a CDS encoding YcnI family protein, producing MYRSISRATGTAAAAATFALLACGSAAAHVTVDSPGAQQGSYAVATFRVPTESETASTTALTVTVPNLKSARTEPIPGWSAKIEKNEKAEITAITWTAEPGNPGVGPGQFQRFAVSVGPLPKQETVSFPTKQTYSDGKVVAWDQPAGKDGAEPEHPAPSLTLAKGKSTDDHSVDTASADRPVDDTDNTARWLGGIGLALGLLGVALGLGNVIRARQS from the coding sequence ATGTACCGTTCGATTTCGCGCGCCACCGGCACCGCCGCTGCCGCCGCCACGTTCGCGCTGCTGGCCTGCGGTAGCGCCGCCGCGCACGTCACCGTCGACTCGCCGGGCGCCCAGCAGGGCTCCTACGCGGTGGCCACCTTCCGGGTGCCCACCGAATCCGAGACCGCCAGCACCACCGCGCTCACCGTCACCGTGCCCAACCTGAAAAGCGCACGCACCGAACCGATTCCGGGCTGGTCGGCCAAGATCGAGAAGAACGAGAAGGCCGAGATCACCGCGATCACCTGGACCGCGGAGCCGGGCAACCCTGGCGTCGGCCCGGGCCAGTTCCAACGCTTCGCCGTCTCGGTCGGGCCGCTGCCGAAGCAGGAAACCGTCAGCTTCCCGACCAAGCAGACCTACAGCGACGGCAAGGTCGTCGCGTGGGATCAGCCCGCGGGCAAAGACGGCGCCGAGCCCGAACATCCGGCCCCGTCGCTCACCCTGGCCAAGGGCAAGTCGACCGATGATCACAGCGTCGACACCGCGAGCGCGGACCGTCCCGTCGACGACACCGACAACACCGCGCGCTGGCTCGGCGGCATCGGGCTGGCGCTGGGCCTGCTCGGCGTCGCGCTCGGCCTCGGCAACGTGATCCGGGCACGGCAGTCGTGA
- a CDS encoding DUF6474 family protein — translation MGLFTKRKGRPSRRAEAKALKHKAGLEAKLVAKNDRKARRAEARTQRKVAKAQISTLQAEEKAALKVAARAERELFSASQMKKYLGVARVLIPVLAPLAYRAATFVRGQLDLRKAQQLGIGIEQLGDFAGHGARLQARIANTEAALGKVGAQDGKDKGDTQKFVVSTQARLDSLATAVQTAEQMPAPRRRTVHASISEELSQVESDVLARLGVR, via the coding sequence ATGGGGTTGTTCACGAAGCGCAAGGGGCGGCCGAGCCGCAGGGCCGAGGCGAAAGCCCTCAAGCACAAGGCCGGTCTGGAGGCGAAACTGGTCGCCAAGAACGACCGCAAGGCCCGCCGCGCGGAGGCCCGTACCCAGCGCAAGGTGGCCAAGGCCCAGATCTCCACGCTGCAGGCGGAGGAGAAGGCCGCGCTCAAGGTGGCGGCGCGGGCCGAGCGCGAACTGTTCAGCGCGAGCCAGATGAAGAAGTACCTCGGCGTGGCACGGGTGCTGATCCCGGTGCTCGCGCCGCTGGCCTACCGTGCCGCGACCTTCGTGCGCGGCCAGCTCGACCTCCGCAAGGCCCAGCAGCTCGGGATCGGCATCGAGCAGCTCGGCGACTTCGCCGGCCACGGCGCCCGGTTGCAGGCCCGGATCGCGAATACCGAAGCGGCCCTTGGCAAGGTCGGCGCGCAGGACGGCAAGGACAAGGGCGATACGCAGAAGTTCGTCGTCTCGACCCAGGCCCGCCTGGACAGCCTGGCCACCGCGGTGCAGACCGCCGAGCAGATGCCCGCGCCGCGCCGTCGCACCGTGCACGCCTCCATCTCCGAGGAGCTGTCCCAGGTCGAATCCGACGTACTGGCCCGCCTCGGCGTGCGCTGA
- a CDS encoding TM0106 family RecB-like putative nuclease, producing MAVERPAGVADAPTPFIDARALIGCRHRLHLDAAHPGALTGVSEDPGVRQRREAATAHRLRVRDALIAADPDGWVVIDPTLRASERAAATMRACADGVRHIWGALLPQEPETGRRGGSEILLHDADRGGYIPVIVVNHKVTDPRQPEPADFHPTTSDPYHWDPQPDRHRKLRQQPRDQQRLAHLYRMLQRHGLASPALVGGVIGYHFDRILVHDLGPILADYDQRYADRVAVVRGELPTVPSKVPECRQCPWWTRSIEGPSCEGWLIEHRDVSLVAPGSRAEVLRRHDVQTIDDLASWTGEDPDDWQHGPFDEAVVTARAWIAGAPLVRRVQPVRVQRADVEVDVDLESFQEYGAYLWGTLLDGVYRPFVTWDPLPTEDEGRSFGEFWTWLMTVRAETRAHGKTFAAYCYSRTAEDKWLYESARRFAGRPGVPTVDQVRAFVDGPEWVDMFQAVSEQFICPNGKGLKKIAPVAGFAWRDAEAGGEASMSWYRLAVGYEDAPDLSQRTRLLEYNEDDVRATQVLREWMSNRADLEVPGLEDFGRRTIAT from the coding sequence ATGGCCGTGGAACGGCCGGCCGGTGTCGCGGATGCGCCGACCCCCTTCATCGACGCGCGAGCGCTGATCGGTTGCCGGCACCGGCTGCACCTGGACGCGGCCCATCCGGGGGCGCTGACGGGCGTCAGCGAAGACCCCGGCGTGCGGCAGCGCCGCGAGGCCGCCACGGCGCATCGGCTACGCGTGCGGGACGCGTTGATCGCGGCGGACCCGGACGGCTGGGTGGTCATCGATCCGACCCTGCGCGCGTCCGAGCGGGCCGCGGCCACCATGCGGGCGTGTGCCGACGGAGTGCGTCACATCTGGGGCGCCCTGCTACCGCAGGAACCGGAGACCGGCCGCCGCGGCGGCTCGGAGATCCTGCTGCACGACGCCGACCGCGGCGGCTACATCCCGGTGATCGTGGTGAACCACAAGGTGACCGACCCGCGCCAGCCCGAGCCCGCCGATTTCCACCCGACCACCTCGGACCCGTATCACTGGGATCCGCAACCGGATCGGCATCGCAAACTACGCCAGCAGCCCCGGGATCAGCAGCGCCTCGCGCACCTCTACCGGATGCTGCAGCGGCACGGCCTGGCCAGCCCCGCCCTGGTCGGCGGCGTGATCGGCTATCACTTCGACCGCATCCTCGTGCACGACCTCGGGCCCATCCTGGCCGACTACGACCAACGCTATGCCGACCGGGTCGCGGTGGTCCGCGGCGAGCTGCCGACGGTGCCGTCCAAGGTGCCCGAGTGCCGGCAGTGCCCGTGGTGGACGCGCAGCATCGAGGGGCCGAGCTGCGAGGGCTGGCTCATCGAACACCGCGACGTCAGCCTGGTCGCGCCCGGTTCCCGCGCCGAGGTGCTGCGCAGGCACGACGTGCAGACCATCGACGATCTGGCGAGCTGGACCGGCGAGGACCCGGACGACTGGCAGCACGGCCCGTTCGACGAGGCGGTGGTCACCGCCCGGGCCTGGATCGCGGGCGCGCCGCTGGTGCGCCGGGTGCAACCGGTGCGGGTGCAGCGGGCCGACGTCGAGGTCGACGTGGATCTGGAGAGTTTCCAGGAGTACGGCGCGTATCTGTGGGGCACGCTGCTCGACGGGGTGTACCGCCCGTTCGTCACCTGGGACCCGCTGCCCACCGAGGACGAGGGCCGCTCCTTCGGCGAATTCTGGACCTGGCTGATGACGGTGCGGGCGGAAACCAGGGCGCACGGGAAAACCTTTGCCGCCTACTGCTATTCGCGCACCGCAGAGGACAAGTGGCTGTACGAGTCGGCGCGCCGGTTCGCGGGCAGGCCCGGTGTGCCGACGGTGGACCAGGTGCGCGCGTTCGTGGACGGGCCGGAATGGGTGGACATGTTCCAGGCCGTGTCCGAGCAGTTCATCTGCCCGAACGGCAAGGGGCTCAAGAAGATCGCGCCGGTCGCGGGCTTCGCCTGGCGCGACGCCGAGGCGGGCGGCGAGGCGTCGATGAGCTGGTATCGGCTGGCTGTCGGCTACGAAGACGCGCCGGATCTGTCCCAGCGCACCCGTTTGCTGGAGTACAACGAGGACGACGTGCGCGCCACCCAGGTGCTGCGGGAATGGATGTCGAATCGGGCCGACCTGGAGGTTCCTGGCCTCGAGGATTTCGGGAGACGTACTATCGCGACGTGA